TCTGTGATAAAGTGAATAAAATGGTGTTTAACGAGTTTCTAAAAACCACAGAGGTGAAAGCAGAGCTGGGCACAGGAGACTATTATTTATTACGGACGGCACAGGCTCCCGGTGTCATTGTAGAAACTGGATTCATTACCAATCCAACAGATAACAGCCTGATTCAGCGTGAGGATTACCAAAATATTATTGCAAAGGCAATTGCAGATGGCATAGAAGAGTACCTCTTCAAAGCTGCTCCATAATACTTGCAAAAAAGAACCATTGGATACACGTATACCGATGTATCCAATGGTCCTTTTTATAATGAGGGAGATTAAAATTTACTGATATCTGTTTAATATAAATAACCATTGATAGGATTCTATTCCTAATAATTCGCTAATTTTTCCCCTAGTTCTCTACATTGATTTAATCCAGATGCATCCGGTGTCGAATTGACAATCAAGCCTTCTGCAATGACATTGGCACCATAATCCTTCATTCTGGATTCCCAATTTCTCATCCATTGGCCATCGCCCCAATCGTAGGATCCAAAAAGAACAACGGGTTTATCTTTTATCTTTTCACTATTTAATGATTCTACAAAAGGCTCCATTTCACCATCTTCCAATTCTTCAGCACCCATGGATGGGCAACCCAGCGCTACAGCCTCTGCACTAAAAACATCTTCTGCCGATGCATCCCTTACGTTTTTTAATTGAACTTCTACGCCATCTATTTTAGCACCTTGGGCAATTGCCTCTGCCATTTTTTCTGTATTTCCTGTACCGCTCCAATAAATAACCATTAGTTTTTTCATTTAAAAACCTCCTCGTTTATTATGATGCTCGTTGTACAATAGTTTCTGGAGAATTTTCTTCTAGCATTCTCTGTATTTGTTGCTTTGCCCTATTAAATTTTGCATATTGTTCATCGGACAATCGGCTATCTCCATAAACATTCCACCCATTAATCTTTGTAAGTTTCAAAGCTGGATGACCCATGAATCCTATCACATCCTTTAAAGGATATCCTAGAAAAATACCAATTTCATGTGGAAGGTGTTCTTTTTCAATCTTTCCTATCAGATGATCCAGATAGTCCTGTACATTATATTCTGCTCGGTAACCTATCTTTTTCAAAAAGTTTAAATTTCTTTGATCTCTTAAGGTTTCATTCAACAAATTGTCGTTATAAAACAATATTTTTCTGCATCCATTAAAAGCAATAAACTCCCTATAAGAAATTTTATGACAATGGTCAAAAATGCTTTTTATCCTATGTAAGCCCACACCTTCCTCGTTGGGAAAGCTTATAATCTCAGATGGTTTTTCACCCAATAAAACAGGGCCTAACATTTGAATAATCATTTTAACAAATACATCCTCTTCATTTTTCTCTAAAAGTAAACATTGTTTTGTACAATTTGCCATATCCGCACCTTCTTTTTTGTTGATAATGATTCTTATTATCATAATATGTTTTCTTCTTATTTTTGTCAACCTATTTCCCCATATTCGAAATATCTTTTAAAGCAATCTAAATAATTTAACAATGCATGGGATGCAAAAAACCCCCATCTCAGATTGTTGACTCATCTAAAATAGGGGCTTACCATATATTCAATTAATTCTTATTCGGTATTCTATCGCATTTACTTTTTAAACTGAATCGGGATTTTATATCTTGAAAGAAACTCCCCATCCTTTGCACTGTATTCTCCAATCTCTATGGTTCCTTCCTTGCTCTCTGGCACTTTGAAATTTATTTCCGCATTAAAATTTCCCCAATTTGGACCGCCAGAATCAGCCTGTAGATGTTCCTCGTGAATCACTCGATCTGCTCCATCTAAAATTTTTACTGAAAATGCGCCTTCAAATGCTATGATCTTTCCTTTTACGGTGAAAGGGCTGCTGATCTCTTCATTTTTTTCTGGAGCATCCAGTTGAGCAAAAATTAGTTTTTCCTCGGTTGGAAGCGTCTCTCCTTTTGTATTCTTCACATCGTATTGAGCAGACCCTTCAGAAGATATTTCTAAAATTACAGAAGGATATGTAATTGCCTGAGTAACCATGGTATCCTTTTCGGGTTCTATTATTTCATATACAATACTTCTTGTATATTCTTCCGCCCCAGTGTATTCTTTGATATGGATACCGTACCCACCTGTAGCCTGTTCCTTTGTGTTGATTTTGATATAGGTAGCATCTGGATGCTCATAAGCATATGCGCCCACCGCTTTGTCGAAGCTATTGAACCATTCCAAAGCATCTGGTAAAACCGTCGATTCATCTACTATTTTTATCTTACCCTTTAAACTTTCTTCCACCGTATTCTTTCCTTCCACAGGTTCCTGATCCTCGATTTTTCCATCGGGCTTTTCTGGTGGCGGTACTTCTCTCGTACAAGCTACAATACTTCCAATGGCTAGTATACTAATTATTAGCAGAAAAATAATCTTTTTAGCACTATGTAATTCTTTTATTTTCATCATCATCACTCCTTCTAAATATTTGTGGCAATTGTATCCCTCTGTGAATGGATGTTGGTTTTGCTCATACAATTCCCTCATTTTATCCATACGATCCCATCTATATGCTATTATTTATTATACCCATTTTTGTCTTATAAAACCTAAAAATCCTAATAAATATTCACTAAAACATTGCCTATGAATACTATGTATTAGGTAAAAAGACAGCTTGACTTTATATGCAGCTAAAAAATAATTGGGAGGAAATAAAATGGACCATAAAGAAGTTTATGTTAATAGAAGAAATGCAGATGCATGTCCAGTTCGATATGAAAATGTTATACAATATGAAGAAAATAAGGTTAAATCCTTCTGTGTTGACGTAGAAACAGAAACACTAGGGGATTGTGATAACACACCAGTAGCACTCAATCCAATTACCTCTGGTGTTGTAGCAAAAATTCCCGTTGTCTTAGCAGAATTATCCGTTCGATTTAATGTTAGGGCCTTAATCGATTTACCTGAACCAGCGATTGAAATTAAAAATATTAAAAAGAGAATCAAAGTAACCCAATGTATGCTGATACAAGATACAAACATTCTATTTATTAAAGGATTTGTTCGCAAAAATATAGACTATTCAACTAGAAGCTGTTCCAATTACAGCGGCGTGTGCGGAGATATTCGCCATTGTACAGTAGATGTTCCTTTTGAATGTACCACAGTGGTTACCTTCAACGGTACAGCACCGGCGCCACTGATTCCTAATACAGCATCAGAATTCGAATATTTTAGAACAAACCATCTCCCAAATAGCTTTGCAGAAAAGGATAAGTTATTATCCGGTGATTTATCTGAGTTTAATCAGATCAGTACAGAATTTTTTAATGAATTGCCATTCTGTGAATTGATTAGCTCTAGGATCGTTGAATTTGATGAATATTTACATCGTGAGCGTCCGCATAATATTCACCTTCCTGTAGGCGAAAAGCTCTTTACAAAGATTGAAGAAAAAATGGTTGTAATTCTAACCCTTAAAATATTACAAAATCGTCAGGTAGCAATTGGTGCAACTTCAGCTGTAAGACCTTGCTAAACCAATTTAAAATATATTGTAATACTATCCTATGCAATATGAATTGAAATGTGAATATAAATAAAAAATGGAGATTCTATTCTCCATTTTTTATTTAGGCTATTGTCCTATTGAACATAGTGTCCTATTCTATTTAAAATATTGAACGCCTGCTTCAAAAATTTTAAAATCTTTGTTTCCATAAATATTTTTGTGAACATTGTTGCCAACACGCTCCACATGACCCATTTTTCCGAGAATTCTTCCATCTAAGGAAGTGATTCCTTCAATAGCACCGATGGAGCCATTAATATTATACTGACCGTCATAGGTTGGCTCTCCCTCTCGATCTACATACTGTGTAGCAACCTGTCCGTTTAAAATGAGCGCTTGAATCACTTCTTCATTGCCATAGAAACGCCCTTCTCCATGTGAAAATGCAGTCTGATAAACATTGTCGACTTCTTCATTGGCAAACCAAGGCGATTTCACAGAAGCAACTCGAACATTTGCCATACGAGACACATGTCGGTTGATCTTATTAAAGGTTAATGTCGGTGCATCTTCATTGAGATCTCTAATTTCTCCGTAAGGGAGTAACCCTAATTTAATCAGTGCCTGAAACCCGTTACAGATTCCTATCATCAATCCATCTCTATGGTTTAATAGGTCCATTACCGCTTCTGCGATCTTAGGATTTCTAAATACAGAGGCAATAAACTTTCCAGAACCATCGGGCTCATCTCCAGCGCTAAAGCCTCCTGGTAAAGCAATGATCTGTGCATTCTTAATTTTATCCACCATTTCATCAATGGAGGAAAGAATATCTTCTTTCCTTAGATTTTTAAATACCATGATCTCTGTAATAGCACCAGCTTTGTCAAAGGCACGCTGTGTATCGATCTCGCAGTTCGTTCCTGGGAAAGCAGGAATAAAAACGCGCGGCTTTGCAACTTGAATAGCAGGTCCCTTTACCATACGTTCTGTATAAGACACTTTCACTGGTTTTTCTAGCATTTCTTCCCTATGAATTGTTGGAAAAATAGGTTCAAGCTTTGATGTCCAAGCAGATAATGCTTCTCCCATAGGAATTACTACATTCCCTATTTCAAATACAGCTTCTTCCTTGGTTTCACCAATAATCCTAAAGCCTTCCTTCTTTATAAGTTCCTTAGCGATAGGCTCTGAAACTTCAAGTACAATGCTTCCATAAGATTCCTCAAAAATATTGAGTTCTTCTCTCTCCATTAAGCTTACCCCGATGCCATTTCCAAAGGCCATTTTGCTTACCGCAGCGCAGAGGCCGCCTTTTCCTACGGCATAGCTGGATCGGATCTTCTCTTCGT
Above is a genomic segment from Alkaliphilus oremlandii OhILAs containing:
- a CDS encoding flavodoxin; the protein is MKKLMVIYWSGTGNTEKMAEAIAQGAKIDGVEVQLKNVRDASAEDVFSAEAVALGCPSMGAEELEDGEMEPFVESLNSEKIKDKPVVLFGSYDWGDGQWMRNWESRMKDYGANVIAEGLIVNSTPDASGLNQCRELGEKLANY
- a CDS encoding DUF3793 family protein; translated protein: MTKIRRKHIMIIRIIINKKEGADMANCTKQCLLLEKNEEDVFVKMIIQMLGPVLLGEKPSEIISFPNEEGVGLHRIKSIFDHCHKISYREFIAFNGCRKILFYNDNLLNETLRDQRNLNFLKKIGYRAEYNVQDYLDHLIGKIEKEHLPHEIGIFLGYPLKDVIGFMGHPALKLTKINGWNVYGDSRLSDEQYAKFNRAKQQIQRMLEENSPETIVQRAS
- a CDS encoding Gmad2 immunoglobulin-like domain-containing protein, translated to MDKMRELYEQNQHPFTEGYNCHKYLEGVMMMKIKELHSAKKIIFLLIISILAIGSIVACTREVPPPEKPDGKIEDQEPVEGKNTVEESLKGKIKIVDESTVLPDALEWFNSFDKAVGAYAYEHPDATYIKINTKEQATGGYGIHIKEYTGAEEYTRSIVYEIIEPEKDTMVTQAITYPSVILEISSEGSAQYDVKNTKGETLPTEEKLIFAQLDAPEKNEEISSPFTVKGKIIAFEGAFSVKILDGADRVIHEEHLQADSGGPNWGNFNAEINFKVPESKEGTIEIGEYSAKDGEFLSRYKIPIQFKK
- a CDS encoding CsxC family protein, whose product is MDHKEVYVNRRNADACPVRYENVIQYEENKVKSFCVDVETETLGDCDNTPVALNPITSGVVAKIPVVLAELSVRFNVRALIDLPEPAIEIKNIKKRIKVTQCMLIQDTNILFIKGFVRKNIDYSTRSCSNYSGVCGDIRHCTVDVPFECTTVVTFNGTAPAPLIPNTASEFEYFRTNHLPNSFAEKDKLLSGDLSEFNQISTEFFNELPFCELISSRIVEFDEYLHRERPHNIHLPVGEKLFTKIEEKMVVILTLKILQNRQVAIGATSAVRPC